The following DNA comes from Curtobacterium sp. 9128.
GGTCATCGTCGCGACCCAGGTGCTGGTCTCGGTCGGCGGGCAGAGCTCCCCGCTCGTGCTCGCGAACACCGCCGGGTACGTGTGGACGTTCGGACCGGCGATCGTCGCCATGCTGGCGCTCGCGTGGCCAGACCTGTCCGGTGCGCGTGCCGCCGCTGACGCCCGTGTCGACGCCGACGGCCCGCGGTCAGGGACGCCGGCCGCCCGCGAGTAGACTCGAAGCGCTCAGTTCGAAGGGAGCAACCCGACCGTGACCTACGTGATCGCCCAGCCCTGTGTCGACGTCAAGGACCGCGCGTGCATCGACGAATGCCCCGTTGACTGCATCTACGAGGGCGACCGCTCGCTGTACATCCACCCGGATGAGTGCGTGGACTGCGGCGCCTGCGAACCCGTCTGCCCGGTCGAGGCGATCTACTACGAGGACGACCTCCCGGACGAGTGGGCCGACTACTACAAGGCCAACGTCGAGTTCTTCGACGAGGTGGGCTCCCCGGGCGGTGCCGCCAAGGTCGGGGTGATCCACAAGGACCACCCGGTCGTCATGGCCGAACCGCCGCGCGGCTGA
Coding sequences within:
- the fdxA gene encoding ferredoxin, which translates into the protein MTYVIAQPCVDVKDRACIDECPVDCIYEGDRSLYIHPDECVDCGACEPVCPVEAIYYEDDLPDEWADYYKANVEFFDEVGSPGGAAKVGVIHKDHPVVMAEPPRG